The DNA window ATAGCATGGTTTTCTCTTAGTCGATGCAGGCTGATTTAGGAAACAATGACACGGATGCCGATGCGCCGATTTTAGCAAGCAAGGGCGGTCAATGTACGAACGGCTTTCCCGGCGATCCTGAAGCGGTTAGCATCATGGCAGTGGCTATCTCGGTCTGGAATCAGGTGACTCATGGCGATGGAGGACTGGCGGGACGTGTTGGGCGAAGGGCTCGCGGTGACTCTGGAACTGCCTGTCGCGCCGAGCGACCGGATGCCGACGACCAGCGACGCGGCGTCGCGCCTGCTGGAGGCGATCGCCGTCCTTGAGGCCGAACCGCAAGGCCATGCCAAGGAGGATCCTGTCACGCCGGAATTGGCTCGTCTGGAATTGAAGATCGATTTGCTCATGGATCTTGTCACCACGCTGCTGGCGGATAAAATCCCGAGGCGTTCGCGGGTCGGTCTCAGCGGCGATGGGCTGGTGCTGCCCGCGACCGTGCTTACGTCCGACTGCGAACGCATCGAAGTCTTCCCCTGTCATTGGCTGGCGCAGCCTCTCGTCCTGGAACTGAGCAGGGTTCAGTGCCGCGGCGACGAATGCGGCGCGACCTGGCGCTCCCCGGATGACGGGTTCAAAGAGGTCTTGAGACGTTGGGTCTTTCGCATGCATCGCCGCGAGGTCGCGCGGCGACGCTTTCAGTCTGGCGCCGCGCGCGAGGAGACGTCGTTATTCCTCTCGAATTCCTCCATGCACGCCTCGCAGCACGGTTTTGAACATTGACTGTAAGGACGGCGCCCACGCTCCCGGACCAGGGGAATCCGCATCGGTGATGAGAATCGGTCTGTTCGGTCAAGAAACGGCGCGCATCGCAACCCGTTGCATCCTGGAGTTTCTGGGTTGCGAGGTCGTTGACCTGGGCAGTCCGACGACGGCGCGGCATGACGCGTTGGCCGCGCTCTGGCTTTGCGACTCCTCCGCGAATCTGACCCGCATACTCGACACGCAGCCCCTCTCGGGGACGCCCGTGGTGTGCCAGCCGACGGATGGACTCGCCGGCGAACTTTCGCGGCGGGCCCTGGTCGTGCAGACTCCGTTGTCGCCGGGCAGCGTGATTCAGATTTTGCAATGGTTGCGGAACGACACCGAAACCCCGTCCGATTGCTCGTCCGAGATCGATCTCGTCGGTCGCCATCCGGCCATGCTCGCGGTCAAGCGTCTGATCGGTCAGGTCGCGAAGAGCGATGCGACCGTGCTCATCCTTGGCGAGACCGGTTCCGGCAAGGAGGTGGTCGCGCGCGCCATCCACCACGCATCGAGTCGCCGGGGCAAGCCTTTCGTAGCCGTCAACTGTGGCGCCATTCCGGCCGATCTGTTGGAAAGCGAGCTGTTCGGTCATGAAAAGGGCGCGTTCACTGGCGCGTTCACGGCCCGCGCCGGGCGTTTCGAGTTGGCCGAGGATGGCGTGCTCTTTCTCGACGAGATCGGCGACATGCCGTTGCCGATGCAGGTCAAGCTGCTGCGCGTGCTGCAGGAGCGCACTTTCGAGCGGGTCGGCTCGAACAAGCCGCTACAGACCAATGCCCGCATCGTTTCGGCCACGCACCGGAATCTTGAGGAGGCCGTCGCGGGCGGATCCTTTCGGCAGGATCTGTTTTTCCGTCTCAATGTCTTTCCGATCGAACTGCCCTCCCTGCGGGAGCGGCAAAGCGATATTCCACTGTTGATCGCGACGCTCGAAGCGCGTCTCCGAGAGCAGGGAGGGGAGCCGGCGCATCTGACCCCCGCCGTGCTGGCCCATCTGGAACGGCAGACGTGGCCAGGAAATATCCGGGAGTTGGCGAATCTCTTGGAGCAACTTTCGATCATGTATCCAGGTCTGCTGGTCGATCTGCCCCAACTGCCAGCCCGGTTTCGACCGCCTCATGTGGAGTCGCTGCCGTTCTTGGAGACGCGGGATCAGGGGTTGGCGATGCCCGCCGCCGCTCCCCCGCCGCTCCCGCCGGACGGCATGGAGTTACGCGAATATCTCAACGCGCTGGAGCGCGGCATGATCCTCGTCGCGCTGGAGCAAAGCGATCAGGTCGTCGCTCGCGCGGCCAGACGTTTGGGTATGCGGCGCACGACGCTGGTTGAGCGCATGCGTAAATTCGGGCTCGAACGGGAGTCGCCCGACGAAGCGTCAATGTTCTGACGTTTGCCGATCGACGCGGCCTGTCCGCGCATGCGCAAGCGGTCCGAACGCCGCACGTTTGTCCGTCATCATGACCTTGCATGAACCGCCGATGCAGCGAATGGCCGCCGCGCAACGGCTGCGGCGATAACCTTCGCCAGCCCCCCGTCGTCTTGGCAGGCGCGGAATTTGCTTTGATTTGGCAACAGTCGCATGCCTCGCTTCCCTCCGGTTGAATCGGTCCTGGGTCGGTGGGCGTCATGACCTGAATCCCGTCGGGCCAAGCCGGAGTTGATTGGACATGAGCGAAATGCAGATCCAGAGTGTGTTGCAGCAGATGCGCGCGCTCTCCCAGTCGGGACGGATCGAGGGCGCCAGACCAGTCGAGGCGGTACAGCCCGCGCGCGGATCCGAGGGGCAGGACTTCGCCTCCAAGCTGAAGGAGGCGGTGCGTTCCGTCAACGAGGTGCAACAGGAATCCACCAAGATGCAAACCAACTTTGAACTGGGTGACGCGAATACCAGTCTGCCGCAGGTGATGCTGGCGATGAACCGTTCGAGCATCGCCTTCGAGGCGACCAATCAGGTCCGCAATCGCTTGCTGTCGGCCTATCAGGAAGTCATGAGCATGCAGGTCTGAGCCTGACGGACGAGCGGGTAACGGAGCGATTTAGCCATGGCGTCCTCACTGACCGCCGCGCTTTCGACGAGTCTTCAGTCGTTCAACGAGATGCCGGCCGGGCGTCAGATCGCCCTGATCGGGATGATCGCCGGCGGTCTCGTCGCCGTGGTCGCGATTCTGTACTGGGCGCTGCGGCCCACCTACGCCCCCCTGTTCGCGCAGGTCGATGGCGCCGAGGCCGCCGAGATGATGCAGGCGCTGACCTCGATGGGCGTGCCCTACAAGGTCGACAGCGCCTCCGGACGCATCGAGATTCCTCAGCAGCGGATCGCGGAGACCCGCTTGCTGCTGGCTGGCCAGGGATTTCCGAAAGAGAGCGATATCGGCTTCGAGCTGTTGCAGGACAATGCCGGTTTCGGGAGCAGCCGCTTGATCGAGGGCGCCCGCTTCCAACGCGCGCTGGAGGGCGAACTGGGCCGCTCCGTGGCCGCCCTGGAGCCGGTCGAGCGGGCGCGGGTCCATATCGCCCAGGCTGAACGTTCGGTGTTCGTGCGCGAGCGGACCCCGCCGAGCGCCTCGGTGGTCGTTCATCTGCGCGGGAATCGCTCCTTGACCGAGGCCCAGGTTGGGGCCATCGTGCATCTGGTGTCGGCGAGCGTGCCGGAGCTGTTGCCGGAGCGCGTGACCGTGGTCGACCAGACCGGGCGGCTGCTCACCGTCGATGACGACAAAAAGTCGGCGAATCTGTCGCTCGATCATCTGGATTATACGAATCGTGTCGAAACGGGTTTCGTGGAGCGCGTGCAGTCGCTGCTGATCCCGATCGTCGGGCGCGATCGGGTGCGGGTACAGGTCGCGGCCGACCTGGATTTTTCGCGGGTCGAGCGGACCGAGGAAGCCTTCGATCCGGACCGCACGGCGGTGCGTTCGGAGCAGAGTAACGAAGAAGAAAAAATTGGTGTCGATCCGGTCATCGGCGGCATTCCCGGCGCCTTGACCAACCAACCGCCAGCGGGCGGCGCGGTCGGCGGGCCGGCGGCTGGCGCGGCGGCGAATCCCCAACTGCCCAGCAGTCGCAGCCAGCAGACGACGCGCAATTATGAAGTGGATCGAACCATCTCCCACATCCAGGAAACGCCTGGCGGTATTCGTCGGCTGTCCGCCGCGGTGGTCGTCGATTATCGGGACGAAACCAACGATGCCGGCGAGGTCGTGCGTGTCCCGCGCTCGGACGCCGAGCTTGAGAGTATCCGCGCACTGGTGCGCGGAGCGGTCGGTTTCGATGAGAAACGCGGCGATTCGATTAACGTGAGTTCGGTCTCTTTCGTCCCGGATACGGCTGAGGAAGACGCCATTCCTTTCTGGTCCGAGACCTGGTTTCTTGAACTGGTCAAGGTCGTTGGCGGACTCATCCTGGCCCTGCTGGTCCTGCTGACTGTCGTCAAGCCGGGCCTGCAACAGCTCATGCCCAAGCCGCCCGAGCCCGAGCCCGAGCCCGAGTCGCTGGCACTGGGTGCCGATGGCGAGGAACTCCCTGCCTTGACCGACGAATCGCAGTCCGACGATGAACTGGTCGCCTTGAGTCATCAAGGCTCGGCGCACCCCTCGCTGACGGGGCCCAAGGGGACCACCCAGCAGCAACTCGATCTGGAAGCCATCCGCGAGATGGTCCGTGAGGATCCCAAGCGGGTCGTGCAAGTCATGAAGTTATGGTTGGTGGAAGATGGCAGCTGATCCCTCGAAATTTTCCGGCGCCGAGCGCACGGCCATTTTCATGATGAGCCTGGGCGAGGAATCGGCGGCCGAACTCCTCCGGCACATGGGGCCCAAGGAGGTCCAGAGGATCGGCACGGCGATGGCCACCCTGGAGCGCGTGGCGCGCAGCGACATCGATTATGTGTTGCAGGAATTTTTGAGCGTCATCCATGACGAGACCTCGCTCGGCATCGGGGCCGACGATTATGTCCGCAATGTGCTGCGCTCGGCCCTGGGCGAGGACAAGGCGTCGGGTCTGATCGATCGTATCCTGCAGGGGCGCAATTCCAAGGGGCTGGAGGCGCTGAAGTGGCTCGACCCTCGGGCGATCGCCGAAATGATCCGCAACGAGCATCCGCAAATCGTCGCGATCGTGCTCTCGCATCTGGATCCGGATCAATCGGCCGAAACGCTGTCCTATCTGCCGGAGCGGGTGCAGTCCGATCTGATTTTGCGCATCGCCACGCTCGATGGCGTGCTGCCGGCGGCCCTGCAGGAACTCGACGAAATTCTCGAACGCCAGCTTTCGGGCAAGAATACCGCCAAGTCATCCATGATCGGCGGGATCAAAGCGGCGGCCAGTATCCTGAATTTCATGGATTCTTCCAAGGAATCCGTGGTGATGGAGAGCGTCTCGCAGGTTGACGAGGATCTGGCCACGCGGATTCAGGAGTTGATGTTCGTCTTCGGCAGTCTGGTCGATGTCGATGATCGGGGGATTCAGACGCTGATGCGCGAGATTTCGACCGAGTCGCTGGTTCTGGCGTTAAAGGGCGCGGAAGAGGAACTCAAAGAGAAGATCTTCAAGAACATGTCCAAGCGTGCCGCCGAGATGCTGCGCGAGGATCTCGAATCCAAGGGCCCCGTGCGCGTGAGCGACGTCGAGGGCGCGCAGAAGGAGATTCTCGCCGTGGCGCGCCGCCTCGCGGACAGTGGCGAAATCATCCTGGGCGGCAAGGGCGGGGAGACCATGCTGTGAACCGGTCCCGGTCAGGGTTGGCGGAACAGATGTTTCCGGACGCGCAGCGCTGGATGCCGCCGGATGTGACCACCCCGCCGTTGTGCGAACCCGAACCCGAACCCGAACCTCTCGTCCATCGGCCGACGGCGGACGAACTCGCGGCTATCGAGGAGGCCGCGCGAGCGGCCGGAGCCGAGGCTGGTTTTGAAGCGGGCTATCGGGAGGGACTCGAACAGGCGTTGCAAGAGGCCGGAGAAGAGCGCGATGCGCGCCTGGCGCGCGAGACGGAACTGCGGACACTTCAGGAAGCGACATTGCAAGAAACGATCGCGGCGCTGGAGGGTATCGCGGCCGATCTTGCCGATCCCCTGGCCCGCTCCGCGGATGACCTGGAGCCCGAATTACTAATGCTGGTGGAGACGCTGGCCAAACGGGTCGTCATGGATGAATTGCGTCAACGTCCCGACCTCATTGCGCGTGTTCTCCGACAGGCGCTGGCCCAGTTGCCCTCGCGCAATCGTCCGCTGCGGGTGCATGTCCATCCTGACGACCAGGCCATTCTGGATGCCTATGCCAATTCCATCGGCGAATCGTTGACCTGGCTCGCGGACCCCGCCATCGAGCGCGGCGGTTGTCTTATCGAAAGCGGCGCCAGTCGCATCGATGCCAGACTGGAGACGCGGCTGCGGCAGTCCATCGATGCGATCTGGGGGGAACTGGCGCAGCCGATGGAATCCGCCCCTGCCGAGCCGCCGGAAGCGCAGATGGAAGTCCCGCCGGAAGCGCCGCTGGAGAACGATGCATGACCGAGGTCATTCGAGATCTACGGGAGCAGGGTTCGCGTCAATTGGTTCATGGATTGCGCGAACGCCTTGAGCAATCGCGCCAGCGGATCGAGAAGACGCCCGATCCGCAGCCGGAAGGCCGACTCTCGCGCATGGTGGGCATGACCCTGGAGGCCGAGGGCATCCGATTGCCGGTGGGCGGGCGGGCCGCCATCCATACCGTCAACGGGACGCAACTGGCCGCCGAGGTGGTGGGTTTCCAGGGCGAGCGGACCTTTCTGATGCCCGAGGGCAAGCTGGAGGGTCTGATTCCGGGCGCCCGCATCGAACCGCTGGAGCAGAGCCGCCGTATCCCGGTCGGTCCCGAACTGCTCGGGCGCGTGATCGATGCGCTCGGCCGGCCACTGGACGGCGGCGGGCCGCTGCGCACTCAGGAACTGGTGCCGCTCGAAGGTCGCCCGATCAACCCGCTGACCCGCGCGCCGGTCAGACAGCCGCTGGATGTGGGGATTCGTACGCTCAATGGACTGCTCTCGGTCGGTCGCGGACAACGGCTCGGACTCTTCGCCGGTAGCGGCGTCGGCAAGAGCGTCCTGTTGGGCATGATGACCAAGCACACCGAAGCCGACGTGATCGTGGTCGGTCTGATCGGCGAGCGCGGTCGCGAGGTCAACGAATTCATTCAGGATATTCTCGACGACGAATCGCGCCGGCGAACCGTGGTGGTGGCGGTGCCCGCCGACCAGTCGCCCTTGCTGCGTCAGCATGGCGCCTGGGTGTCGACCACCGTGGCCGAATATTTTCGCGACCGCGGGCTCAACGTGCTGCTGTTGATGGACTCCCTGACCCGCTTTGCCCAAGGCGCGCGCGAGATCGCCATGGCCATCGGCGAGCCGCCGGCCACCAAGGGCTATTCGGCCTCGGTGTTCGCCCGTCTGCCGCAACTCGTCGAGCGCGCCGGCAACGGGGATCATGGCGGCGGCTCGATCACGGCCTTTTATACCGTGCTGGCCGAGGGCGACGATCAGAACGACCCGATCGTCGATTCGGCGCGCGCCATCCTGGACGGCCATGTGGTGCTGTCGCGCGAGATTGCCGAAAGCGGCCGCTATCCCGCCATCGATGTCAGCGCCTCGGTGTCGCGCGTCATGAGCGCCGTGGTGACCCCCGAGCATCAACGCGCGGCCTATCGTTTCCGGAGTCTGATGTCGACCTATGCGCGCAACCGCGATCTGATCGCCGTGGGCGCCTATCGCAAGGGTTCCGATCCGCAGTTGGACGAGGCGGTCGCGATGAACCCGCGTCTGGAGTCGTATCTTGGACAAAACCGCACCGAGGCGGCCAGCTTCGAACAGTCGCGGCGCGAGTTGTTCGACCTGCTGGGCATGCCGAGCGGATAGGCGCGAGGAGACAACCCATGAGCGTGAAACGCTTCGAGCGCCTGCGCAAGATCCGCGAGGCGCAGGAAAACGAGGTGGCGGTCGTCCTGGCCAGCCGTCTGGCGGAATTGAACCGTGCCGAGCAGCAGCGTGACCAGTTGTCCGAGTATCAGAGCCAGTATTTGCATTCCGGCTTGCCGAGCGATGCCCGCATGCTGAAGCAGATGGCCCAGATGCAGCAGCAGTTGCGCGAGGCATTGCAACAACAGGCGTTGCGCGTCGCCGCCGCCGAGTCGCAGGTGGAACAGGCCCGGTCGGTCTGGATGGAAAGGCATCAGGCAACCTTGTCGCTGGCAAAACTCATCGAGCGTCGCCGCCGGACCGAGAGCGTTCTGGACGGTCGCAAGCAACAGCGCGAGCAGGATCTCTGGGCGACCCGACAGGCTTTCCAGAAACACGCGAACGCGGATTCTTGAAAGGGCGTTGTCATGATCATGCACACGAGGGCTTGAGATGATTCAATTCAATCTTTGCACCGACCTCCTGTCTCAAGTGTACGCAGGCGCATCTGGCGAGACGGTTTCCCTGGAAACGCCGGAAGACGGTGGATTCATGGGCGCCCTTGGCACGCAATTGCAAAATATCCTGGTCGAATGGGGGGAGGATCCGGCCGAGATCGCGGCGCTTGACGGTCCGTCGCTCCTGGCGCAATTCCTGGCGCTCGCACAGGACCGCTTGCCGCCCGCCGACGAGCCGAGAATGACCGCTCAACCCCCGGCGTCGCTCCGTGCGGCGGCATCGAGCCCGCCGGAGATGCCTACGGATCTGTTGAACAAATTGCTGGAATCGTCGATCGCCGGCGCATCGCCGGCGAGCGCGCAAGGCGCCGCCACGCTGTCGGAGATGCGTTCCGAAGGCGCCGGGCAGTCCGAGTCGCCGACGGCGATGCCCGCGGATCCGCTTCGGCGGTTAGTGCAGCCAACGCTGGCGGATGGCGTGGATCTTCCCCCGACGGCCGCCGCCTTCGCGCGTTCGCTGGAGTCAGAAGAAACCGCGGCGTCGACGGCGATTCCCGCGGATCCGCTTCGGCGGTTAGTGCAGCCAACGCTGGCCGATGGTGTGGATCTTCCCCTGGCGACCGCCGCCCTCGCGCGTTCGCTGGAGTCAGAAGAAACCGTGGCATCGACGGCGATGCCCGCGGATCCGCTTCGGCGGTTAGTGCAGCCAACGCTGGCCGATGGCGTGGATCTTCCCCCGACGGCCGCCGCCCTCGCGCGTTCGCTGGAGTCAGAAAATACAGCGCCATCGACCGCGATGCCCGCGGATCCGCTCCGGCGGTTAGTGCAGCCAACGCTGGCGGATGGCGTGGAAAGCGCCGATCCGACGGTCGCCGCCCTGGCGACTCCAATGGAGTCAGGAAAAACCGGGCCGCCGACGGCGGTTCCGGCGGATCTACTCCGGCGATTGTTGCAGCCAACGCCAGCGGATGGCGTGGAAAGCGCCGGCCCGAGGGCAGCCGACCTTGTGAATCCGCTGGAATCAGAAGAAACCGCACCGCTGACGGCGATTCCCGCAGACTTGCCGCAGCGTTATTTGCAGCCGATGCCAGGGGATGGCGTGGCGACTTCCAAACCAGCGACTGCCGCTGCTCTGGTGAAATCTGGCGAGATCGTGCCGGCCTCGCTGCCGCAGGCGTTTCCCGCAGAGGCGTTAAGGCAGTGGTTGCCGTCGATTCCCGCGGATGACGTTGCGGCCATCCCAACGACCGCCGCCCTGGCGGATTCCGGTGAGTCCGGTCAGGCATCGATCCTGAAAGCAACCGCTCCGATCTGGTTGAACCAGTTCCCGCCGGGAGCGCGCGATACTGAAATCGGTGCGGCGCAGTCCGGAAACCCGCTGGCTGGAGAGGGGCAGGGTTTGCCGATGGTCTTCTCGACCCGTGGCGCCCTGCTCGATCTGGCACTGAAGGCGACGCACGAAACGGAGCGCCTCGCTGTCCGGGGCGCGTCCGACGAAGCGGCTGAGTTGCCCGAAACGGGGTTGCCCGCGACGAGCGTGACCTCGGTTGGGACTCAAAGCGGTTCCGGGCCGGCGCGGATATTCGATCTGTCCAATGTGTTGCGGCCCGGCGGCGAGACGGGCCTCGCGGAGCAGGTGAAATGGGTCATGCGGTCCGGTCTGGGGACGGCCGAGTTAACCCTGCACCCGCGGAGTCTGGGCGCCATGGAGGTGCGGGTGACCATGGAGGCCGATCAGGCGCATGTCCAGTTTCTGTCGCCTCACCCGATCGTGCGCGAGGTGCTGGAAGCGGCACTGCCGCGGTTGCGGGATGCGCTGGCCCAGGATGGTTTGTCGCTGGGCAACGTGTCGATTTCCGAGCAAGCCCCCGAAAGACGCGGCGAACAGGATCGGGAGCGGGCTGGCAGCGCCCAAAACCGCCAGGATTTTGACGGTTCTGTCGGGGATGGTGTCGAGTCTCCGGATCTCGCCGGCAGCACCCTGTCCGCCTTAGCCGGGAGACTGGATTATTTTATTTGATTTCAACTGGTTACTTTTGCGATGATCGTCTGCTACCAGAGGCCGGATGCGCGGTTCAGAGGGATCGATGCGTTTTTGGTATCTGGTATGCTGGTCCGCATACATTCGATGACTATCCGTCAGGGTGAAACATGGCCGAGAAAGCGACCGAACCGAAACCGAGCAAGGGCTCCAGCGGCAAGCTCAAGCTGATAATACTGATTTTGGTTGTCTTGTTGATCCTCGCCGCGGGAGGCGGTGCCGCCTATTATTTCCTGTTCCGGGGCGCCGCGGAACCGGCCGAAGAGGGGGGGGCGTCGGATGAATCCGCATCCGAATCCGCGTCCGAACCCGTTGCCGAACCCGTTGCCGTTACCGCGCCGCCCAAGCCGCCACTGGAAGAGGCGCCGTTGATCTACCATGCGCTCGAGCCGGTGACGGTCAATATCACGGCACCCGGTCCGGTGCGTTTTCTTCGTCTCAATATCACCGTCGTCACGCGCGATCAGAATGTCATCGCCGCCGTGGAGAAGCACCTGCCATTGATCCGCAACGATCTGCTCGCGCATCTCTCGGGACAGAATTACAGCACGGTCAATACACCGGAAGGCAAGGACGCATTGCGCGGAGAATTGAAGAGCATGCTGATCAATGTCTTGACTCGGGCCAGGGAGCCCGCGGGAGT is part of the Thiocystis violascens DSM 198 genome and encodes:
- a CDS encoding PilZ domain-containing protein, with product MAMEDWRDVLGEGLAVTLELPVAPSDRMPTTSDAASRLLEAIAVLEAEPQGHAKEDPVTPELARLELKIDLLMDLVTTLLADKIPRRSRVGLSGDGLVLPATVLTSDCERIEVFPCHWLAQPLVLELSRVQCRGDECGATWRSPDDGFKEVLRRWVFRMHRREVARRRFQSGAAREETSLFLSNSSMHASQHGFEH
- a CDS encoding sigma-54 interaction domain-containing protein, coding for MRIGLFGQETARIATRCILEFLGCEVVDLGSPTTARHDALAALWLCDSSANLTRILDTQPLSGTPVVCQPTDGLAGELSRRALVVQTPLSPGSVIQILQWLRNDTETPSDCSSEIDLVGRHPAMLAVKRLIGQVAKSDATVLILGETGSGKEVVARAIHHASSRRGKPFVAVNCGAIPADLLESELFGHEKGAFTGAFTARAGRFELAEDGVLFLDEIGDMPLPMQVKLLRVLQERTFERVGSNKPLQTNARIVSATHRNLEEAVAGGSFRQDLFFRLNVFPIELPSLRERQSDIPLLIATLEARLREQGGEPAHLTPAVLAHLERQTWPGNIRELANLLEQLSIMYPGLLVDLPQLPARFRPPHVESLPFLETRDQGLAMPAAAPPPLPPDGMELREYLNALERGMILVALEQSDQVVARAARRLGMRRTTLVERMRKFGLERESPDEASMF
- the fliE gene encoding flagellar hook-basal body complex protein FliE produces the protein MSEMQIQSVLQQMRALSQSGRIEGARPVEAVQPARGSEGQDFASKLKEAVRSVNEVQQESTKMQTNFELGDANTSLPQVMLAMNRSSIAFEATNQVRNRLLSAYQEVMSMQV
- the fliF gene encoding flagellar basal-body MS-ring/collar protein FliF, which translates into the protein MASSLTAALSTSLQSFNEMPAGRQIALIGMIAGGLVAVVAILYWALRPTYAPLFAQVDGAEAAEMMQALTSMGVPYKVDSASGRIEIPQQRIAETRLLLAGQGFPKESDIGFELLQDNAGFGSSRLIEGARFQRALEGELGRSVAALEPVERARVHIAQAERSVFVRERTPPSASVVVHLRGNRSLTEAQVGAIVHLVSASVPELLPERVTVVDQTGRLLTVDDDKKSANLSLDHLDYTNRVETGFVERVQSLLIPIVGRDRVRVQVAADLDFSRVERTEEAFDPDRTAVRSEQSNEEEKIGVDPVIGGIPGALTNQPPAGGAVGGPAAGAAANPQLPSSRSQQTTRNYEVDRTISHIQETPGGIRRLSAAVVVDYRDETNDAGEVVRVPRSDAELESIRALVRGAVGFDEKRGDSINVSSVSFVPDTAEEDAIPFWSETWFLELVKVVGGLILALLVLLTVVKPGLQQLMPKPPEPEPEPESLALGADGEELPALTDESQSDDELVALSHQGSAHPSLTGPKGTTQQQLDLEAIREMVREDPKRVVQVMKLWLVEDGS
- the fliG gene encoding flagellar motor switch protein FliG — protein: MAADPSKFSGAERTAIFMMSLGEESAAELLRHMGPKEVQRIGTAMATLERVARSDIDYVLQEFLSVIHDETSLGIGADDYVRNVLRSALGEDKASGLIDRILQGRNSKGLEALKWLDPRAIAEMIRNEHPQIVAIVLSHLDPDQSAETLSYLPERVQSDLILRIATLDGVLPAALQELDEILERQLSGKNTAKSSMIGGIKAAASILNFMDSSKESVVMESVSQVDEDLATRIQELMFVFGSLVDVDDRGIQTLMREISTESLVLALKGAEEELKEKIFKNMSKRAAEMLREDLESKGPVRVSDVEGAQKEILAVARRLADSGEIILGGKGGETML
- a CDS encoding flagellar assembly protein FliH, which translates into the protein MFPDAQRWMPPDVTTPPLCEPEPEPEPLVHRPTADELAAIEEAARAAGAEAGFEAGYREGLEQALQEAGEERDARLARETELRTLQEATLQETIAALEGIAADLADPLARSADDLEPELLMLVETLAKRVVMDELRQRPDLIARVLRQALAQLPSRNRPLRVHVHPDDQAILDAYANSIGESLTWLADPAIERGGCLIESGASRIDARLETRLRQSIDAIWGELAQPMESAPAEPPEAQMEVPPEAPLENDA
- the fliI gene encoding flagellar protein export ATPase FliI, whose protein sequence is MTEVIRDLREQGSRQLVHGLRERLEQSRQRIEKTPDPQPEGRLSRMVGMTLEAEGIRLPVGGRAAIHTVNGTQLAAEVVGFQGERTFLMPEGKLEGLIPGARIEPLEQSRRIPVGPELLGRVIDALGRPLDGGGPLRTQELVPLEGRPINPLTRAPVRQPLDVGIRTLNGLLSVGRGQRLGLFAGSGVGKSVLLGMMTKHTEADVIVVGLIGERGREVNEFIQDILDDESRRRTVVVAVPADQSPLLRQHGAWVSTTVAEYFRDRGLNVLLLMDSLTRFAQGAREIAMAIGEPPATKGYSASVFARLPQLVERAGNGDHGGGSITAFYTVLAEGDDQNDPIVDSARAILDGHVVLSREIAESGRYPAIDVSASVSRVMSAVVTPEHQRAAYRFRSLMSTYARNRDLIAVGAYRKGSDPQLDEAVAMNPRLESYLGQNRTEAASFEQSRRELFDLLGMPSG
- a CDS encoding flagellar export protein FliJ, whose translation is MSVKRFERLRKIREAQENEVAVVLASRLAELNRAEQQRDQLSEYQSQYLHSGLPSDARMLKQMAQMQQQLREALQQQALRVAAAESQVEQARSVWMERHQATLSLAKLIERRRRTESVLDGRKQQREQDLWATRQAFQKHANADS
- a CDS encoding flagellar hook-length control protein FliK, with translation MIQFNLCTDLLSQVYAGASGETVSLETPEDGGFMGALGTQLQNILVEWGEDPAEIAALDGPSLLAQFLALAQDRLPPADEPRMTAQPPASLRAAASSPPEMPTDLLNKLLESSIAGASPASAQGAATLSEMRSEGAGQSESPTAMPADPLRRLVQPTLADGVDLPPTAAAFARSLESEETAASTAIPADPLRRLVQPTLADGVDLPLATAALARSLESEETVASTAMPADPLRRLVQPTLADGVDLPPTAAALARSLESENTAPSTAMPADPLRRLVQPTLADGVESADPTVAALATPMESGKTGPPTAVPADLLRRLLQPTPADGVESAGPRAADLVNPLESEETAPLTAIPADLPQRYLQPMPGDGVATSKPATAAALVKSGEIVPASLPQAFPAEALRQWLPSIPADDVAAIPTTAALADSGESGQASILKATAPIWLNQFPPGARDTEIGAAQSGNPLAGEGQGLPMVFSTRGALLDLALKATHETERLAVRGASDEAAELPETGLPATSVTSVGTQSGSGPARIFDLSNVLRPGGETGLAEQVKWVMRSGLGTAELTLHPRSLGAMEVRVTMEADQAHVQFLSPHPIVREVLEAALPRLRDALAQDGLSLGNVSISEQAPERRGEQDRERAGSAQNRQDFDGSVGDGVESPDLAGSTLSALAGRLDYFI
- a CDS encoding flagellar basal body-associated FliL family protein, translating into MAEKATEPKPSKGSSGKLKLIILILVVLLILAAGGGAAYYFLFRGAAEPAEEGGASDESASESASEPVAEPVAVTAPPKPPLEEAPLIYHALEPVTVNITAPGPVRFLRLNITVVTRDQNVIAAVEKHLPLIRNDLLAHLSGQNYSTVNTPEGKDALRGELKSMLINVLTRAREPAGVEDILFTDLVMQ